The Persephonella sp. genome segment CCCGGAGTAAAAGAAGCAGCTATTTTCTCTTTTGCAAGGACTGCACCTATTGGCACACCTCCACCAAGGCCTTTTGCCAGTGTTATTATGTCAGGGCATATATCATAATGCTGATATGCAAACAGTTTTCCTGTTCTGCCTATTCCTGTCTGGACTTCATCTATCACAATTAAGAGCTTATGTTTTTCTGCAAGTTCTTTTATAGCCTGTAAAAACTGCTTATCTATTGGATTAATACCACCTTCTCCCTGTATCAGTTCAAACATTATTGCTGCTGTGTTCTCTGTTACCGCAGATTTAAGACTGTCTATATCATTGAAAGAGGCATATCTAATCCCCTGAAGCAGAGGCTTAAATCCTTCGTGGTATTTAGGCTGGGCTGTTGCTGTCAATGAACCTATTGTTCTTCCGTGAAATCCGCCAGTAAATGTTATTATTTCATATTTGTCCGGTCTTCCTTTATCATAAAAATACTTTCTAACAAGTTTTATTGCTGTTTCATTGGCTTCTGCACCTGAATTACAGAAAAAGACTTTGTCTAAACAGGAATTTTCCACAAGAATTTTTGCCACATCTATCTGGGGTTGTATATAAAAAAGATTTGATACATGAATAACCTGCTGAGCCTGATTACAGATAGCTTCTGCTAAATCTGGGTCTGCATGGCCTAAGGTATTAACCGCTATACCGGCAAGCATATCAAGGTATTTTTTTCCCTGTGTGTCATACAGATAAACCCCTTCACCTTTTACAAAAGAAACCGGATATCTGGCATAATTTCCAATTAGATATTTATTTCCTTCTTCAATAAAGTTTTCAGCCATTTATTCTCCTGATATACTCG includes the following:
- a CDS encoding aspartate aminotransferase family protein — protein: MAENFIEEGNKYLIGNYARYPVSFVKGEGVYLYDTQGKKYLDMLAGIAVNTLGHADPDLAEAICNQAQQVIHVSNLFYIQPQIDVAKILVENSCLDKVFFCNSGAEANETAIKLVRKYFYDKGRPDKYEIITFTGGFHGRTIGSLTATAQPKYHEGFKPLLQGIRYASFNDIDSLKSAVTENTAAIMFELIQGEGGINPIDKQFLQAIKELAEKHKLLIVIDEVQTGIGRTGKLFAYQHYDICPDIITLAKGLGGGVPIGAVLAKEKIAASFTPGTHGSTFGGNYLATTAAKVVLNKVLQKGFLEEVIEKGEYLKELLTDIGLNPRGKGLMIGCPLPPEKDASQIAKNCLENGLIIGTAGGNTLRFVPPLIITKQQIEEGIKILKDCL